A region from the Panthera uncia isolate 11264 chromosome D3 unlocalized genomic scaffold, Puncia_PCG_1.0 HiC_scaffold_8, whole genome shotgun sequence genome encodes:
- the MORC2 gene encoding ATPase MORC2 isoform X4 has protein sequence MAFTNYSSLNRAQLTFEYLHTNSTTHEFLFGALAELVDNARDADATRIDIYAERREDLRGGFMLCFLDDGAGMDPSDAASVIQFGKSAKRTPESTQIGQYGNGLKSGSMRIGKDFILFTKKEDTMTCLFLSRTFHEEEGIDEVIVPLPTWNARTREPVTDNVEKFAIETELIYKYSPFRNEEEVMSQFMKIPGDSGTLVIIFNLKLMDNGEPELDIISNPRDIQMAETSPEGTKPERRSFRAYAAVLYIDPRMRIFIHGHKVQTKRLSCCLYKPRMYKYTSSRFKTRAEQEVKKAEHVARIAEEKAREAESKARTLEVRLGGDLTRDSRVMLRQVQNTAITLRREADVKKRIKEAKQRALKEPKELNFVFGVNIEHRDLDGMFIYNCSRLIKMYEKVGPQLEGGMACGGVVGVVDVPYLVLEPTHNKQDFADAKEYRHLLRAMGEHLAQYWKDIAIAQRGIIKFWDEFGYLSANWNQPPSSELRYKRRRAMEIPTTIQCDLCLKWRTLPFQLSSVEKDYPDTWVCSMNPDPEQDRCEASEQKQKVPLGTFRKDLKTQEEKQKQLTEKIRQQQEKLEALQKTTPIRSQADLKKLPLEVTTRPSTEEPARRPQRPRSPPLPAVIKNAPSRPPSLQAPRPASQPRKAAVINTTPKPPVLAAREEASTSRLLQPLEAPRKPSNTPVKTASRPTPMVQPLSPSLLPNSKSPREVPAPRAIKTPVVKKPEPPSKLSPTTPSRKRTLGVSDEEEAEEEAERRKERSKRGKFAVKEEKKDLNELSDSAGEEDPADLKRAQKDKGLHVEVRVNREWYTGRVTAVEVGKHVVRWKVKFDYVPTDTTPRDRWVEKGSEDVRLMKPPSPEYQSPDTQQEGGEEEEEEEEEEVVVAQQAVAMAEPSTSDCIRIEPDTTAPSTNHETIDLLVQILRNCLRYFLPPSFPISKKELSVMNSDELISFPLKEYFKQYEVGLQNLCHSYQSRADSRAKASEESLRTSERKLRETEEKLQKLRTNIVALLQKVQEDIDINTDDELDAYIEDLITKGD, from the exons AAAGGCGAGAGGACCTTCGAGGAGGATTTATGCTTTGCTTTTTGGATGATGGAGCAGGAATGGATCCAA GTGATGCTGCCAGTGTGATCCAGTTTGGGAAGTCAGCCAAGCGAACACCTGAGTCCACCCAGATTGGGCAGTATGGGAATGGGTTAAAATC GGGCTCAATGCGCATTGGGAAGGATTTTATACTCTTCACCAAGAAGGAGGATACCATGACTTGCCTCTTCTTGTCCAGGACCTTTCATGAGGAGGAAGGCATTGATGAG GTGATAGTTCCATTGCCCACCTGGAATGCTCGCACCCGGGAACCTGTCACAGACAACGTGGAGAAGTTTGCCATTGAGACAGAACTCATCTATAAGTATTCTCCTTTCCGCAATGAAGAGGAGGTTATGTCTCAGTTCATGAAGATTCCTGGGGACAGTG GAACACTGGTGATCATTTTCAATCTCAAACTCATGGATAATGGAGAGCCAGAGCTAGACATAATCTCAAATCCAAGAGATATCCAGATGGCAGAGACTTCCCCAGAGGGCAC GAAGCCAGAGCGGCGCTCATTCCGCGCCTATGCTGCCGTGCTCTATATTGATCCCCGGATGCGGATCTTCATTCATGGGCACAAGGTGCAGACCAAGAGACTCTCCTGCTGCCTGTATAAGCCCAG GATGTACAAGTACACATCAAGCCGTTTCAAGACTCGTGCAGAGCAGGAGGTGAAGAAAGCTGAACATGTGGCACGGATTG CTGAGGAGAAGGCACGGGAGGCGGAGAGCAAAGCTCGGACATTAGAAGTTCGCCTAGGTGGAGACCTCACACGGGACTCTAGG GTAATGTTGCGGCAGGTCCAGAACACAGCCATTACCCTGCGCAGGGAAGCTGATGTCAAGAAGCGGATCAAGGAGGCCAAGCAGCG AGCACTTAAAGAAcctaaggaactgaattttgtttttgggGTCAACATTGAACACCGGGACCTGGATGGCATGTTCATCTATAACTGTAGCCGCCTGATCAAGATGTATGAGAAAGTGGGCCCACAGCTGGAAGGGGGCAT GGCATGTGGTGGAGTTGTTGGGGTTGTTGATGTGCCCTACCTGGTCCTGGAACCTACACACAACAAGCAGGACTTTGCTGATGCCAAGGAGTACCGGCACCTGTTGAGGGCGATGGGGGAGCATCTGGCACAGTACTGGAAGGACATTGCCATTG CCCAGAGGGGAATCATCAAGTTCTGGGATGAGTTTGGCTACCTCTCTGCCAACTGGAACCAGCCCCCATCCAGTGAGCTACGTTACAAGCGTCGGAGAGCTATGGAAATCCCAACCACAATCCAGTGTG ATTTGTGTCTGAAGTGGCGAACCCTCCCCTTCCAGCTGAGTTCTGTGGAAAAAGATTACCCTGATACCTGGGTTTGCTCCATGAACCCTGATCCTGAGCAGGACCG ATGTGAGGCTTCTGAACAGAAGCAGAAGGTTCCCCTGGGGACATTCAGAAAGGACCTGAAGACacaagaagagaagcagaagcagctgACAGAGAAAATTCGCCAGCAGCAGGAGAAGCTAGAGGCCCTGCAG AAAACCACACCTATCCGTTCCCAAGCTGACCTGAAGAAATTGCCTTTGGAAGTGACCACCAGACCTTCCACTGAG GAACCTGCACGTAGACCTCAGCGACCTCGATCACCTCCTTTACCTGCTGTCATCAAGAATGCCCCAAGCAGGCCCCCTTCTTTGCAAGCTCCcaggccagccagccagccccgaAAGGCTGCTGTCATCAACACCACCCCAAAGCCTCCTGTCCTGGCAGCCCGGGAGGAGGCCAGTACATCCAGGCTTCTCCAACCACTGGAGGCACCCCGGAAGCCTTCTAACACGCCGGTCAAGACTGCATCCCGGCCCACCCCCATGGTGCAGCCACTATCACCATCTCTGCTGCCCAACTCCAAGAGCCCTCGGGAGGTCCCTGCTCCCAGAGCAATCAAGACTCCAGTGGTCAAGAAGCCAGAGCCACCCAGTAAACTCTCCCCA ACCACTCCTAGTCGGAAGCGGACTCTTGGGGTTTCTGACGAGGAAGAAGCTGAGGAAGAGgctgagaggaggaaagagaggtcTAAGCGGGGCAAGTTTGCtgtgaaggaggaaaagaaggactTGAATGAG CTCTCGGACAGTGCTGGGGAAGAGGATCCAGCTGACCTTAAGAGGGCTCAGAAAG ATAAAGGGTTGCACGTGGAGGTGCGTGTGAACAGGGAGTGGTACACGGGCCGTGTCACAGCTGTGGAGGTGGGCAAGCATGTGGTGCGGTGGAAGGTGAAGTTTGACTACGTGCCCACAGACACCACTCCGAGAGACCGCTG GGTGGAGAAAGGCAGTGAGGATGTGCGGCTGATGAAACCTCCTTCTCCGGAGTACCAGAGCCCTGACACTcagcaggagggtggggaggaggaggaagaggaggaggaagaggaggtggtGGTGGCCCAGCAGGCTGTAGCCATGGCAGAGCCCTCCACTTCTGACTGCATCCGCATAGAGCCTGACACCACTGCCCCCAGCACCAACCACGAGACCATTGACCTGCTCGTTCAGATCCTCCG GAATTGTTTACGGTACTTCCTGCCTCCAAGTTTCCCCATCTCCAAGAAGGAGCTGAGTGTTATGAATTCAGATGAGCTAATATCATTTCCTCTG AAAGAGTACTTCAAGCAGTATGAAGTGGGGCTCCAGAATCTGTGCCATTCCTACCAGAGCCGTGCTGACTCACGGGCCAAGGCCTCTGAGGAGAGCCTGCGCACTTCTGAGAGAAAGCTCcgagagacagaggagaagttGCAGAAGCTGAGGACCAACATCGTGGCGCTCCTGCAAAAGGTGCAGGAG
- the MORC2 gene encoding ATPase MORC2 isoform X5 translates to MAFTNYSSLNRAQLTFEYLHTNSTTHEFLFGALAELVDNARDADATRIDIYAERREDLRGGFMLCFLDDGAGMDPSDAASVIQFGKSAKRTPESTQIGQYGNGLKSGSMRIGKDFILFTKKEDTMTCLFLSRTFHEEEGIDEVIVPLPTWNARTREPVTDNVEKFAIETELIYKYSPFRNEEEVMSQFMKIPGDSGTLVIIFNLKLMDNGEPELDIISNPRDIQMAETSPEGTKPERRSFRAYAAVLYIDPRMRIFIHGHKVQTKRLSCCLYKPRMYKYTSSRFKTRAEQEVKKAEHVARIAEEKAREAESKARTLEVRLGGDLTRDSRVMLRQVQNTAITLRREADVKKRIKEAKQRALKEPKELNFVFGVNIEHRDLDGMFIYNCSRLIKMYEKVGPQLEGGMACGGVVGVVDVPYLVLEPTHNKQDFADAKEYRHLLRAMGEHLAQYWKDIAIAQRGIIKFWDEFGYLSANWNQPPSSELRYKRRRAMEIPTTIQCDLCLKWRTLPFQLSSVEKDYPDTWVCSMNPDPEQDRCEASEQKQKVPLGTFRKDLKTQEEKQKQLTEKIRQQQEKLEALQKTTPIRSQADLKKLPLEVTTRPSTEEPARRPQRPRSPPLPAVIKNAPSRPPSLQAPRPASQPRKAAVINTTPKPPVLAAREEASTSRLLQPLEAPRKPSNTPVKTASRPTPMVQPLSPSLLPNSKSPREVPAPRAIKTPVVKKPEPPSKLSPTTPSRKRTLGVSDEEEAEEEAERRKERSKRGKFAVKEEKKDLNELSDSAGEEDPADLKRAQKDKGLHVEVRVNREWYTGRVTAVEVGKHVVRWKVKFDYVPTDTTPRDRWVEKGSEDVRLMKPPSPEYQSPDTQQEGGEEEEEEEEEEVVVAQQAVAMAEPSTSDCIRIEPDTTAPSTNHETIDLLVQILRNCLRYFLPPSFPISKKELSVMNSDELISFPLKEYFKQYEVGLQNLCHSYQSRADSRAKASEESLRTSERKLRETEEKLQKLRTNIVALLQKDIDINTDDELDAYIEDLITKGD, encoded by the exons AAAGGCGAGAGGACCTTCGAGGAGGATTTATGCTTTGCTTTTTGGATGATGGAGCAGGAATGGATCCAA GTGATGCTGCCAGTGTGATCCAGTTTGGGAAGTCAGCCAAGCGAACACCTGAGTCCACCCAGATTGGGCAGTATGGGAATGGGTTAAAATC GGGCTCAATGCGCATTGGGAAGGATTTTATACTCTTCACCAAGAAGGAGGATACCATGACTTGCCTCTTCTTGTCCAGGACCTTTCATGAGGAGGAAGGCATTGATGAG GTGATAGTTCCATTGCCCACCTGGAATGCTCGCACCCGGGAACCTGTCACAGACAACGTGGAGAAGTTTGCCATTGAGACAGAACTCATCTATAAGTATTCTCCTTTCCGCAATGAAGAGGAGGTTATGTCTCAGTTCATGAAGATTCCTGGGGACAGTG GAACACTGGTGATCATTTTCAATCTCAAACTCATGGATAATGGAGAGCCAGAGCTAGACATAATCTCAAATCCAAGAGATATCCAGATGGCAGAGACTTCCCCAGAGGGCAC GAAGCCAGAGCGGCGCTCATTCCGCGCCTATGCTGCCGTGCTCTATATTGATCCCCGGATGCGGATCTTCATTCATGGGCACAAGGTGCAGACCAAGAGACTCTCCTGCTGCCTGTATAAGCCCAG GATGTACAAGTACACATCAAGCCGTTTCAAGACTCGTGCAGAGCAGGAGGTGAAGAAAGCTGAACATGTGGCACGGATTG CTGAGGAGAAGGCACGGGAGGCGGAGAGCAAAGCTCGGACATTAGAAGTTCGCCTAGGTGGAGACCTCACACGGGACTCTAGG GTAATGTTGCGGCAGGTCCAGAACACAGCCATTACCCTGCGCAGGGAAGCTGATGTCAAGAAGCGGATCAAGGAGGCCAAGCAGCG AGCACTTAAAGAAcctaaggaactgaattttgtttttgggGTCAACATTGAACACCGGGACCTGGATGGCATGTTCATCTATAACTGTAGCCGCCTGATCAAGATGTATGAGAAAGTGGGCCCACAGCTGGAAGGGGGCAT GGCATGTGGTGGAGTTGTTGGGGTTGTTGATGTGCCCTACCTGGTCCTGGAACCTACACACAACAAGCAGGACTTTGCTGATGCCAAGGAGTACCGGCACCTGTTGAGGGCGATGGGGGAGCATCTGGCACAGTACTGGAAGGACATTGCCATTG CCCAGAGGGGAATCATCAAGTTCTGGGATGAGTTTGGCTACCTCTCTGCCAACTGGAACCAGCCCCCATCCAGTGAGCTACGTTACAAGCGTCGGAGAGCTATGGAAATCCCAACCACAATCCAGTGTG ATTTGTGTCTGAAGTGGCGAACCCTCCCCTTCCAGCTGAGTTCTGTGGAAAAAGATTACCCTGATACCTGGGTTTGCTCCATGAACCCTGATCCTGAGCAGGACCG ATGTGAGGCTTCTGAACAGAAGCAGAAGGTTCCCCTGGGGACATTCAGAAAGGACCTGAAGACacaagaagagaagcagaagcagctgACAGAGAAAATTCGCCAGCAGCAGGAGAAGCTAGAGGCCCTGCAG AAAACCACACCTATCCGTTCCCAAGCTGACCTGAAGAAATTGCCTTTGGAAGTGACCACCAGACCTTCCACTGAG GAACCTGCACGTAGACCTCAGCGACCTCGATCACCTCCTTTACCTGCTGTCATCAAGAATGCCCCAAGCAGGCCCCCTTCTTTGCAAGCTCCcaggccagccagccagccccgaAAGGCTGCTGTCATCAACACCACCCCAAAGCCTCCTGTCCTGGCAGCCCGGGAGGAGGCCAGTACATCCAGGCTTCTCCAACCACTGGAGGCACCCCGGAAGCCTTCTAACACGCCGGTCAAGACTGCATCCCGGCCCACCCCCATGGTGCAGCCACTATCACCATCTCTGCTGCCCAACTCCAAGAGCCCTCGGGAGGTCCCTGCTCCCAGAGCAATCAAGACTCCAGTGGTCAAGAAGCCAGAGCCACCCAGTAAACTCTCCCCA ACCACTCCTAGTCGGAAGCGGACTCTTGGGGTTTCTGACGAGGAAGAAGCTGAGGAAGAGgctgagaggaggaaagagaggtcTAAGCGGGGCAAGTTTGCtgtgaaggaggaaaagaaggactTGAATGAG CTCTCGGACAGTGCTGGGGAAGAGGATCCAGCTGACCTTAAGAGGGCTCAGAAAG ATAAAGGGTTGCACGTGGAGGTGCGTGTGAACAGGGAGTGGTACACGGGCCGTGTCACAGCTGTGGAGGTGGGCAAGCATGTGGTGCGGTGGAAGGTGAAGTTTGACTACGTGCCCACAGACACCACTCCGAGAGACCGCTG GGTGGAGAAAGGCAGTGAGGATGTGCGGCTGATGAAACCTCCTTCTCCGGAGTACCAGAGCCCTGACACTcagcaggagggtggggaggaggaggaagaggaggaggaagaggaggtggtGGTGGCCCAGCAGGCTGTAGCCATGGCAGAGCCCTCCACTTCTGACTGCATCCGCATAGAGCCTGACACCACTGCCCCCAGCACCAACCACGAGACCATTGACCTGCTCGTTCAGATCCTCCG GAATTGTTTACGGTACTTCCTGCCTCCAAGTTTCCCCATCTCCAAGAAGGAGCTGAGTGTTATGAATTCAGATGAGCTAATATCATTTCCTCTG AAAGAGTACTTCAAGCAGTATGAAGTGGGGCTCCAGAATCTGTGCCATTCCTACCAGAGCCGTGCTGACTCACGGGCCAAGGCCTCTGAGGAGAGCCTGCGCACTTCTGAGAGAAAGCTCcgagagacagaggagaagttGCAGAAGCTGAGGACCAACATCGTGGCGCTCCTGCAAAAG